Proteins co-encoded in one Siniperca chuatsi isolate FFG_IHB_CAS linkage group LG11, ASM2008510v1, whole genome shotgun sequence genomic window:
- the pprc1 gene encoding peroxisome proliferator-activated receptor gamma coactivator-related protein 1: MRDSLLFIPKRVGRGREYTCKMAARWGAGEETLTACNMDFFSMDTLDETAVLSSGETLEALQSCLDPSILSIFEDTPTIETKGLDEESDATLLTALTEILDNVDDDNLSPFDTLPDSDLLSGQKGREHSPLRRLLCLSRSPPEKDALCSTRPLSTGKSLPRILADSLQRSDGEEEEDGSLTLSPVRHDSSPDNDLLDWEGLALPLPVTFEQEGEDGVSFSLGDLVRHMHPYCMAICVENDEGEQMLPEGGILFEVVDQGENGEPILAIPDMDLPVSVPLTEQSSENVQKVSDEGEEVASDSSEHIVVDDDDNVTVSKAPVKVAPPVTPGLCSDVKDEMIVKRQKEEIKEKSPSRRKKKKKCKEQCQPEPVEGRVLRSGTVRNTAQESPKKPEKRSVKGEKKHKVPKVLLASTSASSSVKPKKPNPCQTETQKEITTTTLLPEINVQVATSVSLRQETALLNASPEKSQPSCSPTAVSSQQPDETPEQHAPEKLEGSSAAPSTVLPSVSSETPAAAPSSMTPPVSKAILPEAPAISEPKPKSLSLAEYRRLRQQKKPAPVEKQDNNSTKWPSLPELPKELPLIPCLPDPTPSHPRRPNPQAAKKEEEVRPAWQPRGPCAPPTPEALLVPPAYMVASSSMVSAATPVPKPQQTPEPSKPSLPQKPSAPATNAVKNLPTHRHNTAQPAVPCVPQSSGSSFKPATPFMSTADGKCSPVLSVGKGGVDESPQSQPVSPKSVELTKTCPKTTTEVIKPTAATMSAPSAPQKITIGIHKMPEVTAPTSLSNPITSDSMSSKPTANGTQLCSSPATHPLDSKSLKAEPFVLETKEKPTTAVKPQRAKSPTQELIEAFTSEIGIEATDLTSLLEQFEETQAKEEQCVPEVSGRAAAVGNSSVELAPEKTVVERVRANDLSSTAALTPPATPPHQMWKPLAAVALLGKSKATEASKSSPCKAIQIEARPLPSVRSRSKPAAAATVAPDVACMDHDYCLPNKDTSTGESGKRWNVKQQSFITIKPIKQPAATTTQKPPAAPASSAQSTTSTAVTTKTQEFPLTEPLDHRTDGMQISSVLETPDASPARQETVATVKEGSPRRGPFGRSYRRHAASRAPSPRSSPKERTGGRSRKRRSHRSPSPMSSGSESDSHSSRSRSRSRSPSKKRYRPCHSGSSSSSSSRSSSRSSPSVSRSPPRRRRYSYSSSRSGSWSRSRSRSRSPQRRAQWSRSSRLYSPSSRPGYGHRGTRVEEVKKCKEKAIEERRVVYVGRIQGTMTQKELKERFSLFGEIEDCTLHFRDHGDNYGFVTYYDTKDAFTAIENGSKLRKPDELPFDLCFGGRRQFCKTSYSDLDSSREYDPVPAKGKFHALDFDTLLKQAQQNLKR; this comes from the exons ATGCGCGATTCATTACTTTTCATTCCGAAACGAGTCGGTCGGGGTAGGGAGTATACTTGCAAGATGGCGGCGCGGTGGGGAGCAGGCGAGGAGACTTTAACAGCGTGCAATATGGATTTTTTCTCTATGGATACACTAGACGAG ACTGCTGTGCTGAGCTCTGGAGAAACTCTGGAGGCCCTTCAAAGCTGCTTGGATCCCTCCATTCTTTCTATCTTTGAGGACACACCAACAATAGAG ACTAAAGGCCTAGATGAAGAGAGCGACGCCACACTGCTAACAGCTCTGACGGAGATCCTTGACAATGTGGATGATGATAACCTGTCCCCGTTTGACACACTTCCCGACTCAGACCTGCTGTCGGGTCAGAAGGGCAGGGAACATTCTCCG CTCAGGAGATTGCTGTGTCTGTCCCGTTCCCCTCCAGAAAAAGACGCACTGTGTAGCACAAGACCCTTATCAACTGGAAAG AGCCTCCCCAGGATACTGGCAGACTCTCTCCAGAGGAGTgatggggaggaagaggaagatggcTCCCTCACTCTGAGCCCAGTGAGGCATGATTCCTCTCCAGATAATGACCTGCTAGACTGGGAAGGTCTGGCCCTCCCGCTTCCTGTCACCTTTGAGCAGGAGGGTGAAGATGGTGTTTCATTTAGCCTGGGAGACCTGGTCAGGCATATGCACCCGTACTGTATGGCCATTTGTGTGGAGAATGACGAGGGGGAACAGATGTTGCCTGAAGGAGGCATCTTATTTGAGGTTGTGGACCAGGGGGAAAATGGAGAACCCATCCTGGCTATCCCAGACATGGATCTCCCAGTCTCTGTGCCACTTACAGAGCAGTCTTCAGAAAATGTGCAGAAAGTTTCAGATGAAGGAGAAGAAGTGGCCTCTGACAGTTCGGAGCATATAGtcgttgatgatgatgataatgtaaCCGTCAGCAAGGCTCCTGTGAAAGTTGCACCCCCTGTGACACCAGGCCTATGTTCAGATGTGAAAGATGAGATGATCgttaagagacagaaagaagagattAAAGAGAAAAGTCCCTCccggagaaaaaagaaaaagaaatgcaagGAACAGTGCCAACCTGAACCTGTGGAGGGAAGGGTCCTTAGGAGTGGCACGGTAAGAAATACAGCACAGGAATCGCCCAAAAAGCCTGAAAAAAGGTCAGTcaaaggagagaagaaacacaAAGTCCCAAAGGTTCTTCTTGCCTCAACTTCAGCTTCTTCCTCTGTAAAACCTAAGAAACCTAATCCATGccaaactgaaacacaaaaagaaatcaCCACTACAACACTATTACCTGAAATTAATGTGCAAGTTGCCACATCTGTGTCACTCAGACAGGAAACGGCTCTGTTAAATGCTAGCCCTGAGAAGAGTCAGCCCAGCTGTTCACCCACAGCAGTGAGCTCCCAACAGCCAGATGAAACACCCGAACAGCATGCCCCTGAGAAGCTTGAAGGCTCATCAGCAGCTCCCTCTACTGTCCTGCCTTCGGTGTCTTCAGAGACCCCTGCAGCTGCTCCTAGTTCCATGACACCACCTGTTAGTAAGGCCATCCTTCCTGAGGCCCCTGCGATCTCAGAGCCAAAACCCAAATCGCTGAGTCTAGCTGAGTACCGGCGGCTCAGACAGCAGAAAAAGCCAGCTCCGGtggaaaaacaagacaacaacagCACCAAGTGGCCCAGCCTTCCAGAGCTTCCCAAAGAGCTTCCTCTTATTCCCTGCCTGCCTGACCCCACCCCCAGTCATCCTCGACGCCCCAACCCCCAGGCAGcaaagaaggaagaggaggtcaGACCTGCCTGGCAGCCAAGGGGGCCCTGTGCACCACCCACCCCTGAGGCACTGTTGGTGCCACCAGCCTACATGGTTGCCTCATCCAGCATGGTTTCAGCTGCTACTCCTGTTCCTAAACCCCAGCAAACACCCGAACCTTCCAAACCTTCTCTACCCCAAAAGCCTTCAGCTCCTGCCACTAATGCAGTAAAGAATTTGCCCACACATCGACACAACACTGCTCAACCTGCAGTACCTTGTGTGCCTCAGAGCTCTGGGTCTTCTTTTAAACCTGCCACTCCGTTCATGTCTACGGCAGATGGGAAATGTTCTCCTGTGCTTTCAGTAGGAAAGGGTGGAGTCGATGAAAGTCCCCAATCTCAGCCTGTATCTCCTAAGTCTGTAGAGCTCACTAAAACCTGTCCTAAAACCACTACAGAGGTGATCAAACCCACCGCTGCTACTATGTCTGCTCCCAGTGCCCCCCAGAAGATCACTATTGGTATTCATAAGATGCCTGAGGTCACTGCTCCTACCTCATTAAGTAACCCCATCACATCTGATAGCATGTCCTCCAAACCCACAGCCAATGGTACCCAGCTGTGTTCTTCTCCGGCTACTCATCCATTAGACTCCAAGAGTCTAAAGGCAGAACCTTTTGTGCTTGAAACTAAAGAGAAACCCACTACAGCAGTGAAACCCCAAAGGGCAAAGAGCCCCACACAGGAGCTGATTGAGGCCTTCACCAGTGAGATAG gTATTGAAGCTACTGATCTGACCAGCTTGCTGGAGCAGTTTGAGGAAACCCAAG CCAAAGAGGAGCAATGTGTGCCGGAGGTCTCTGGTAGAGCAGCAGCTGTAGGAAACTCTAG TGTTGAGTTGGCTCCAGAGAAAACAGTTGTGGAGCGTGTGAGAGCTAATGACCTCTCAAGTACAGCAG CTCTGACTCCTCCAGCCACTCCTCCCCACCAGATGTGGAAACCCCTGGCTGCTGTGGCCCTGCTGGGGAAGAGCAAGGCCACTGAGGCCTCCAAGTCGAGTCCTTGCAAGGCTATCCAGATAGAAGCCCGGCCTCTGCCCTCAGTCAGGTCCCGCAGCAAacccgctgctgctgccactgtagCCCCCGACGTTGCATGCATGGACCATGACTATTGCCTCCCCAACAAAGACACTTCTACTGGAGAGTCAGGCAAACGCTGGAATGTCAAACAGCAGTCTTTTATCACTATTAAACCCATCAAGCAACCCGCTGCTACCACTACACAAAAACCCCCAGCTGCCCCGGCATCGTCTGCCCAGTCTACTACGAGCACTGCGGTTACAACCAAAACACAAGAATTTCCACTGACAGAGCCCTTGGATCACAGGACTGATGGGATGCAGATAAGCTCTGTTCTGGAGACTCCTGATGCTTCGCCTGCTCGGCAGGAGACTGTTGCCACTGTTAAAGAAGGAAGCCCCAGGAGAGGGCCTTTTGGAAGGTCCTACCGTCGACATGCCGCTTCTCGCGCACCCAGCCCCAGATCTAGTCCCAAAGAGAGGACTGGAGGCCGGTCTAGAAAAAGAAGATCCCATCGTTCTCCCAGCCCTATGTCCAGCGGTTCAGAGTCAGACTCCCATTCCTCTAGATCTCGGTCTAGATCACGCTCTCCATCTAAGAAAAG GTATCGTCCCTGTCACTCTGGGAGTAGTTCCAGCTCCTCATCCCGGTCCTCCTCTCGgtcctctccctctgtgtcccGCTCCCCTCCCAGAAGGAGAAGGTACTCTTATTCCTCCTCTCGTTCTGGCTCTTGGAGTCGTTCCAGGTCGCGGTCTCGATCCCCTCAGAGACGAGCACAGTGGAGTAGAAGCAGTAGATTGTACAG TCCCTCAAGTAGGCCTGGCTATGGTCACAGAGGAACACGTGTGGAAGAGGTCAAGAAATGCAAGGAGAAGGCCATC GAGGAGCGCCGTGTTGTTTACGTTGGTCGAATTCAGGGAACGATGACACAAAAAGAACTTAAAGAGCGCTTCTCTTTATTTGGCGAGATTGAAGACTGCACCCTGCACTTTAGAGACCATGG GGACAACTATGGGTTTGTGACTTATTACGACACCAAGGATGCTTTCACGGCCATAGAGAATGGAAGCAAGCTTCGCAAGCCTGATGAGCTGCCATTTGATCTCTGTTTTGGTGGAAGGAGACAGTTCTGCAAGACCAGCTATTCTGACCTAG ATTCGAGTAGAGAGTACGATCCAGTGCCTGCGAAAGGCAAATTTCATGCACTAGACTTCGACACTTTACTGAAACAGGCCCAGCAGAATCTGAAGAGGTAA